Proteins found in one Pontibacter sp. SGAir0037 genomic segment:
- a CDS encoding VCBS repeat-containing protein has product MKILPLKLIPYLLIGIICACTKKEDTLFTLLSPDETGITFSNRIFESDTLNILTSEYVYNGGGVAVGDFNNDGLQDVYFTGNMVSNKLYLNKGDFKFDDITDKANVAGEGKWCSGVALVDINNDGWLDIYVGATMKKTPESRANLLYINNGPGKDGIPTFTESAEKYGIADTGHTTNAAFFDYDLDGDLDLYVLTNVINEGLPTTYHKKKVDGSAENNDRFYRNNGDGTFTNITQEAGIVIEGFGLGLAISDINMDGWPDVYVSNDYLSNDLLYINNQNGTFTNRIDEYINHTSYSAMGNSVTDINNDGLVDILALDMLPENNKRKKMMIGPNNYAGYINNDVYNYQHQYVRNTLQLHQGLTEKGEPVFSEIGQLAGIYQTDWSWAPLLADFDNDGLRDAIITNGFPRDVTDHDFRIYRSGSAGMVGGMYLIDSIPVVKIANYAFQNNGDLTFKDRCKEWGLTTPSFSNGAAYADLDNDGDLDFLVNNINDSAFVYQNQLYSGKKTSSTNHYLKVRFKGSDMNRGGIGAKLTIYYDNGKQQFHEHSLYKGYLSTVENSAHFGLGNSPSVDSLLVTWPDGRAQRLVNVKTNQTLTLEYVKASLLGASAPALSNSMPETAPLQEAAGSYNILFKHLEDDKIDFNVQKTMPHKYTQSGPGIAVGDIDGNGLEDFYIGGASGRPGTFFLQQSTGRFVMSDKQIIRNGPKVEEEMGVLFFDADQDGDLDLYVVSGSYEFEEGSPYFQDKVYKNNGKGIFTLDAEALPALYASGSCVKAADYDQDGDLDLFVGTRVISGKYPLAPASYILQNNNGRFTDVTAQVCPELKTLGMVADALWSDFDGDGQVDLIIAGEWMPVTFFKNKKGKLTNVTEATGLANKIGWWNSLVAGDFDGDGDIDYMAGNLGLNTNYVATEDMPLLVYAKDFDDNGNIDPVLACYMKAEDGTMKAFPMHNRDDLNAQMPRTRSIFARYANYSTATIEQVLKPEETKDALILRATHLANSYIENLGGGKFKLTALPVEAQLAPVYGMVTEDINHDGNLDVLLVGNDYGTEVFTGRYDAFKGLYLQGNGKGGFVPQPLSRSGFYVPGDAKGLATLYGKNGERIVLATQNQDNLKVFTLKESTAANNLLSKTITLNPQDAWAQVFYKNGRKAKVEFYYGSTYLSQSGRMFKLTPDMEKVVMYTFTGKSRTL; this is encoded by the coding sequence ATGAAAATCTTACCATTAAAGTTAATCCCTTACCTGCTTATAGGTATAATTTGTGCCTGCACTAAGAAGGAAGATACTTTGTTTACATTGTTGTCTCCTGATGAAACAGGCATTACCTTCTCAAACAGGATTTTTGAAAGCGATACCCTGAATATCCTCACCTCAGAGTATGTGTACAATGGTGGCGGTGTAGCCGTGGGTGATTTTAACAATGATGGCCTGCAGGATGTGTACTTTACAGGGAATATGGTTTCGAACAAGCTGTACCTGAATAAAGGCGACTTTAAGTTTGATGATATAACAGACAAAGCTAACGTTGCAGGCGAAGGCAAATGGTGCTCTGGTGTGGCCTTGGTAGATATTAACAACGACGGCTGGCTCGATATTTATGTTGGAGCTACTATGAAGAAAACGCCAGAAAGCAGGGCCAATCTGTTGTATATAAACAATGGGCCCGGAAAAGACGGTATACCTACTTTTACAGAATCTGCCGAAAAGTACGGCATTGCAGATACCGGCCATACCACCAACGCTGCCTTTTTCGACTACGACCTAGACGGAGACCTAGACCTCTATGTGCTGACGAATGTGATCAACGAAGGATTACCAACCACCTATCATAAAAAGAAAGTGGATGGCAGTGCCGAAAACAACGACCGGTTTTACCGCAACAACGGCGACGGTACCTTTACCAATATAACACAGGAAGCCGGTATTGTTATAGAAGGTTTTGGATTAGGCCTGGCTATATCGGATATCAACATGGATGGCTGGCCTGATGTATACGTTTCTAACGATTACCTGTCTAACGACCTCCTGTATATTAACAACCAGAACGGTACTTTCACTAACAGAATAGATGAGTACATCAACCACACAAGCTATTCTGCCATGGGAAACAGCGTGACTGATATTAACAATGATGGCTTGGTGGACATCCTGGCCCTGGATATGCTGCCAGAAAACAACAAGCGCAAGAAAATGATGATCGGTCCGAACAATTATGCCGGTTATATCAATAACGATGTCTATAATTACCAGCACCAGTATGTACGCAACACCCTGCAACTACACCAGGGGCTGACGGAAAAAGGCGAACCTGTATTTAGTGAAATCGGGCAGTTAGCCGGTATTTACCAGACCGATTGGAGTTGGGCTCCTTTGTTAGCCGATTTTGATAACGACGGCTTGCGGGATGCCATTATCACCAACGGTTTCCCAAGAGATGTAACTGATCATGACTTCCGGATTTACAGAAGCGGCTCCGCCGGAATGGTGGGAGGTATGTACCTGATCGACTCTATACCTGTTGTGAAAATAGCCAATTACGCCTTTCAGAACAATGGAGACTTAACATTTAAAGACAGGTGTAAAGAATGGGGGCTAACCACACCTTCTTTCTCCAATGGTGCGGCCTATGCCGATCTGGATAACGATGGCGACCTGGATTTTCTGGTGAATAACATAAATGACAGTGCCTTTGTATACCAGAACCAGTTATATAGCGGGAAAAAAACGTCCAGTACAAATCATTACCTTAAAGTACGGTTTAAGGGCAGCGACATGAACCGGGGGGGGATTGGTGCAAAGCTAACCATTTACTATGATAACGGTAAACAGCAGTTTCATGAACACTCCCTGTATAAAGGATATCTTTCTACGGTAGAAAATTCGGCACATTTCGGGTTGGGTAATTCACCCTCAGTAGACTCTTTACTTGTTACCTGGCCCGATGGGAGGGCCCAGAGGCTGGTGAATGTTAAAACCAACCAGACGCTGACGCTGGAATATGTAAAAGCTAGCCTTTTAGGAGCTTCTGCCCCAGCTTTAAGTAACAGTATGCCGGAAACAGCGCCGCTACAGGAGGCAGCTGGTTCCTATAATATTTTGTTTAAGCACCTGGAAGATGATAAAATAGACTTTAATGTACAAAAAACAATGCCTCACAAGTATACCCAGTCAGGCCCGGGAATAGCAGTAGGCGATATAGATGGAAACGGTTTGGAAGACTTCTACATAGGCGGTGCGTCAGGCCGGCCAGGTACTTTTTTTCTGCAGCAGTCTACGGGTAGGTTCGTGATGTCTGATAAGCAAATAATCCGGAATGGGCCGAAGGTGGAAGAAGAAATGGGCGTTCTTTTCTTTGATGCCGACCAGGATGGCGACCTTGACCTGTATGTGGTAAGCGGCAGCTATGAGTTTGAGGAGGGGTCACCATATTTCCAGGACAAAGTATACAAGAACAACGGCAAGGGCATTTTTACATTAGATGCGGAGGCCCTGCCTGCTTTATATGCCAGCGGGTCCTGCGTAAAGGCAGCTGATTATGACCAGGATGGCGACCTGGATTTGTTTGTAGGGACTCGTGTTATTTCTGGTAAATATCCGTTGGCTCCTGCCAGTTATATACTGCAAAACAACAATGGCCGATTTACAGATGTTACCGCACAGGTGTGCCCTGAACTGAAAACATTGGGAATGGTGGCCGATGCGCTGTGGTCTGATTTTGATGGAGACGGCCAGGTTGATTTGATTATAGCCGGAGAATGGATGCCGGTTACTTTTTTCAAGAATAAGAAAGGCAAATTAACAAATGTAACAGAGGCAACTGGTCTGGCCAATAAAATCGGTTGGTGGAACAGCCTGGTAGCAGGCGATTTCGACGGAGATGGCGATATAGACTATATGGCTGGTAACCTTGGGCTGAACACCAACTATGTGGCTACAGAAGACATGCCTTTGCTGGTTTATGCAAAGGATTTCGATGATAATGGTAATATAGACCCGGTGTTAGCCTGCTACATGAAAGCAGAAGACGGTACCATGAAAGCTTTTCCGATGCACAACCGCGACGACTTAAATGCGCAAATGCCTCGTACACGCAGTATTTTTGCCCGCTATGCAAACTATAGCACTGCCACCATAGAGCAGGTGCTGAAGCCCGAAGAAACAAAAGATGCGCTTATCCTGCGGGCAACACACCTGGCAAACAGTTACATCGAGAATCTGGGCGGAGGCAAATTTAAATTGACCGCTTTGCCCGTTGAGGCACAGCTGGCCCCCGTTTACGGCATGGTAACAGAAGACATTAACCACGACGGAAACCTGGATGTGCTCTTAGTAGGGAATGACTATGGAACGGAGGTTTTTACCGGTCGGTACGATGCTTTTAAAGGGTTATACCTGCAGGGCAATGGCAAAGGTGGTTTTGTGCCGCAACCCTTAAGCAGAAGTGGCTTTTATGTGCCCGGAGATGCCAAAGGTCTGGCAACTTTATATGGCAAAAACGGGGAGAGGATAGTGCTGGCTACGCAGAATCAGGATAACCTGAAAGTGTTTACGCTGAAAGAAAGTACGGCAGCGAACAATCTTTTATCTAAAACTATTACCCTGAATCCCCAAGATGCCTGGGCACAGGTTTTTTATAAAAACGGCCGTAAAGCTAAAGTGGAATTTTACTACGGCTCTACCTATTTATCTCAATCAGGAAGAATGTTTAAACTAACTCCAGACATGGAGAAGGTGGTAATGTATACCTTTACAGGAAAAAGCCGCACTTTATAA
- a CDS encoding VCBS repeat-containing protein, translating to MLTALNGCQQKNEKVVRLSNGAQVELPARTIAALTGKQLAQGYCAGCHVYPEPTLLDKQTWKNKVLPNMALRLGLGGDGFAKYAGLSSEEIMAVVQAGVYPDEPAIEEEAWQKIVNFYVEEAPDQLPLPKASARKLKVGTELLQEVMPRWQEGKSSSITLVKIDPRHKRIVTGDQFHNLVVYDSELKKADTVFLDSPPVSLVPETAGGFKVLTIGEINPSDRTAGDLYSIQKANASSGFEVRKLLSTLKRPVYVAASDIDQDGLEDLIVCQHGNYTGELSWFRKTKEGGYQQKILKKAAGARKAIVSDFDQDGRQDILALFAQGQEQVVLFLNQGNGRFNEKVVLQFPPVYGSSYLEVVDFDGDGALDILYTNGDNADYSFSLKPYHGIRIFLNDKKNNFKEAYFFQLHGASIAKACDFDQDGDIDIAAIAYFPDYENAPEAGFVYLENTGNFTFQPSVLQHATAGRWLVMDTGDIDQDGDQDIVLGSYTHSPTPVPELLQQQWQQHGAGILLLKNKLKE from the coding sequence ATGCTGACTGCCCTAAACGGCTGTCAGCAAAAGAATGAAAAAGTGGTAAGGCTGAGTAATGGGGCTCAAGTAGAATTGCCTGCCCGTACGATAGCGGCACTAACAGGAAAACAACTGGCACAGGGATACTGTGCCGGTTGCCATGTATACCCGGAACCGACGCTGCTGGATAAACAAACCTGGAAAAACAAAGTACTTCCGAATATGGCCCTGCGCCTGGGGCTTGGAGGTGATGGATTCGCTAAATATGCCGGTTTATCCTCAGAAGAAATTATGGCAGTAGTGCAGGCAGGAGTGTACCCTGATGAACCCGCCATAGAGGAAGAAGCCTGGCAGAAAATAGTAAACTTTTATGTGGAGGAGGCGCCTGATCAATTACCGCTTCCCAAAGCCAGCGCCAGAAAACTAAAGGTAGGAACCGAATTGCTTCAGGAGGTGATGCCTCGATGGCAGGAGGGGAAGAGTTCATCCATTACCCTTGTGAAAATAGACCCTCGGCATAAGCGTATCGTAACAGGAGACCAGTTCCATAACCTGGTCGTTTATGATAGTGAGCTAAAGAAAGCAGATACTGTGTTTTTGGATAGCCCGCCCGTGAGTTTAGTGCCGGAGACTGCAGGAGGATTTAAAGTGCTCACCATAGGAGAGATAAACCCGAGCGATCGCACTGCGGGAGATCTTTACTCAATCCAGAAGGCAAATGCAAGCAGCGGCTTTGAGGTGCGTAAACTGCTTTCAACTTTAAAAAGGCCTGTTTATGTTGCTGCTTCAGACATAGACCAGGACGGACTGGAAGATCTTATCGTGTGCCAGCACGGTAATTATACAGGCGAATTATCCTGGTTTCGAAAAACAAAGGAGGGAGGTTATCAGCAGAAAATATTAAAGAAGGCAGCCGGTGCCCGCAAGGCAATCGTTTCTGATTTCGACCAGGATGGTAGGCAGGATATTCTGGCTTTGTTTGCGCAGGGGCAAGAACAGGTGGTTCTTTTTCTAAATCAGGGAAATGGCAGGTTTAATGAAAAGGTTGTATTGCAGTTTCCGCCGGTCTATGGCTCAAGTTATCTGGAGGTGGTTGATTTTGATGGAGATGGCGCTCTGGACATCTTGTACACAAACGGAGATAATGCCGACTATTCGTTTAGCTTAAAGCCTTATCATGGGATCAGGATTTTCTTAAACGATAAAAAGAATAATTTTAAAGAGGCGTATTTTTTTCAGCTGCATGGAGCTTCTATTGCGAAAGCCTGCGACTTCGATCAGGACGGAGATATAGATATAGCTGCCATCGCGTACTTTCCAGACTATGAAAACGCACCGGAAGCAGGCTTCGTTTACCTCGAAAATACAGGAAATTTTACTTTTCAACCCTCTGTATTACAACATGCCACAGCAGGTCGCTGGCTTGTAATGGATACTGGCGATATAGATCAGGATGGGGATCAGGATATAGTTTTAGGCTCGTACACACATTCTCCAACTCCGGTTCCTGAACTTTTACAGCAGCAATGGCAACAGCACGGCGCAGGTATTTTGCTACTTAAAAACAAACTGAAAGAATAG
- a CDS encoding redoxin domain-containing protein, producing MLKGFAIGALGTLAVAFAIIFFLRSQRAEKEVEKSVPAMLQNDLPWLPLMKPDSTRIVAKDIKGKAVIVLFQPDCDHCQREAAEISEHLEAFKSYNLFFVSDAPLSQIKQFSEEYKLAGNDKVHFMHTATAFILETYGPVPSPSLYIYSDKGNLVKEFKGETPVKEIIQAL from the coding sequence ATGTTAAAAGGTTTTGCAATAGGTGCTTTGGGCACTTTGGCAGTGGCTTTCGCTATTATCTTTTTTCTGCGATCTCAGCGGGCTGAAAAGGAAGTAGAAAAATCTGTTCCGGCCATGTTGCAAAACGACCTCCCCTGGTTGCCTCTAATGAAACCAGACAGTACCCGCATAGTTGCCAAAGATATTAAAGGGAAGGCAGTTATTGTGCTGTTCCAGCCCGATTGCGACCATTGCCAGCGAGAAGCTGCTGAGATCAGCGAGCACCTCGAAGCTTTTAAATCATATAACCTCTTTTTTGTTTCTGATGCGCCTTTAAGCCAGATTAAGCAATTTTCAGAAGAGTACAAATTAGCTGGTAACGACAAAGTACATTTTATGCATACTGCCACCGCATTTATTTTGGAAACCTACGGACCTGTCCCATCTCCTTCTCTATATATTTATTCCGATAAAGGCAATCTGGTAAAAGAGTTTAAAGGAGAAACGCCTGTAAAGGAGATCATACAGGCGCTGTAG
- a CDS encoding MBL fold metallo-hydrolase produces MKLSYIFVLLFGLMLHQTHAQRAEADQLKTSKGNVTIQPVLHGTLVLSWNNQTIYVDPYGGPDAFAGLAAPDLILITDVHGDHLDTKTLEGLETGKATIVAPQAVADMLPEALKQKAVVLGNGAKTEQLGISIAAIPMYNLPEAEDAMHPKGRGNGYILTIGGKNIYISGDTEDVPEMRTLKNIDVAFVCMNLPYTMDIDQAASAVLAFKPKVVYPYHYRGQQDLSDVESFKNKVNAKDKKIEVRLRKWYPQS; encoded by the coding sequence ATGAAACTCAGCTATATTTTTGTTTTGCTCTTCGGGCTAATGCTGCACCAAACGCATGCGCAGCGCGCCGAAGCCGACCAGCTGAAAACCTCCAAAGGCAATGTAACCATACAGCCCGTTTTGCATGGCACATTAGTCCTTAGCTGGAATAACCAGACCATTTATGTTGATCCTTATGGCGGGCCCGATGCTTTTGCCGGTTTGGCAGCCCCCGATCTTATCCTGATCACGGATGTGCACGGCGACCACCTCGACACAAAAACATTAGAGGGCCTGGAAACTGGTAAAGCTACTATAGTTGCACCACAGGCCGTAGCAGACATGCTACCCGAAGCGCTGAAGCAGAAAGCCGTTGTGTTAGGCAATGGTGCCAAAACCGAGCAATTAGGCATTTCCATTGCAGCCATTCCTATGTACAACCTTCCGGAAGCTGAAGATGCGATGCACCCCAAGGGACGGGGCAACGGCTATATACTTACCATTGGAGGCAAGAACATCTACATTTCTGGTGATACAGAAGATGTTCCGGAAATGCGCACTCTGAAAAACATTGATGTGGCTTTTGTATGCATGAACCTGCCTTATACCATGGACATAGATCAGGCTGCTTCCGCTGTACTGGCCTTCAAACCAAAAGTGGTGTACCCCTATCATTACCGTGGTCAGCAGGACTTAAGCGATGTAGAAAGCTTCAAAAATAAAGTTAATGCAAAGGACAAAAAAATTGAAGTAAGGTTGCGGAAGTGGTATCCGCAGAGTTAA
- a CDS encoding SRPBCC domain-containing protein has product MKDFKKYFIIPASPEEVYAALTNPNTIQLWTGEKAEMSTEPGSEFSLWDGSIVGKNLEFEEGKKIVQQWYFGDQAEESIVTIKLHEHKQGTSAELRHTNIPDQDFEDITEGWSDTYFASLIEFYEEF; this is encoded by the coding sequence ATGAAAGATTTTAAGAAGTACTTTATCATACCGGCCTCACCAGAGGAAGTATATGCCGCTCTTACAAACCCAAACACCATTCAGCTCTGGACAGGAGAAAAGGCAGAGATGTCTACAGAGCCTGGCAGCGAGTTTTCGCTTTGGGATGGCAGCATTGTTGGCAAAAACCTGGAGTTTGAAGAAGGAAAGAAAATTGTGCAGCAATGGTATTTTGGCGATCAAGCAGAAGAGTCGATTGTGACCATAAAGCTGCATGAACACAAGCAGGGCACTTCTGCAGAGTTAAGGCATACCAATATTCCGGATCAGGATTTTGAAGATATTACCGAAGGCTGGAGCGATACTTACTTTGCTTCTCTTATCGAATTTTATGAGGAATTCTGA
- a CDS encoding aminotransferase class IV, giving the protein MPSDKPLFASVNQVILPYENASLHISDLAIQRGYGVFDFFKCQGQRPLFLPEYLDRLYDSARFVELAVPLSRDELETGIYKLLEKNDLELSGMKIIVTGGYSANGYDPVKPNLVMLQQPLVLPDAYIIEQGIKVITHEYVRELPLAKTINYVTGIKLIRQIREQGAADVLYHQNGIVTELPRCNFFIVRQDNTVVTPAQDVLAGITRKNVLQLAARKFKAEAATVTLDDVANAKEAFLTSTTKRILPIVQVDNTIIGKGKPGEVTLSLLKELVKVEHG; this is encoded by the coding sequence ATGCCATCAGACAAGCCACTTTTTGCCTCCGTTAACCAGGTAATTCTTCCTTACGAAAACGCATCCTTACATATAAGCGACCTTGCCATTCAGCGGGGCTATGGCGTGTTCGATTTCTTTAAGTGCCAGGGGCAGCGCCCATTGTTTCTGCCTGAATACCTGGATAGGCTCTACGATTCGGCTCGCTTTGTGGAACTGGCTGTGCCGCTTAGCAGAGATGAGCTGGAAACAGGCATTTATAAGTTGCTTGAAAAGAATGATCTGGAGCTCTCAGGCATGAAAATAATAGTAACCGGCGGCTACTCTGCCAATGGGTACGACCCGGTAAAGCCGAACCTTGTGATGCTGCAGCAGCCACTGGTGTTGCCGGATGCCTACATCATAGAGCAGGGTATTAAAGTAATTACACACGAGTATGTGCGGGAGTTACCGCTGGCTAAAACTATTAACTATGTGACCGGCATAAAGTTGATCAGGCAGATACGGGAGCAAGGCGCAGCCGATGTGCTTTATCATCAGAATGGAATAGTTACTGAATTGCCGCGTTGCAATTTCTTTATAGTGCGCCAGGACAACACGGTTGTCACTCCTGCACAGGATGTACTGGCGGGCATAACCCGTAAAAATGTGCTGCAACTAGCTGCCAGAAAATTTAAAGCTGAAGCGGCTACAGTTACGCTAGATGATGTTGCAAACGCTAAAGAAGCTTTTCTCACCAGTACAACCAAAAGAATTTTGCCCATTGTGCAGGTAGACAACACCATAATTGGAAAAGGTAAGCCAGGCGAAGTAACGCTTTCTTTGCTCAAAGAGCTGGTTAAGGTGGAGCATGGGTAA
- a CDS encoding NADP-dependent oxidoreductase, with the protein MKAIVLKDTKLQLEEINAPSIAANQVLVKVKAISINPVDVKTGQGKAFYNQIKDESPVIVGWDISGEVAEVGPDVTRFKVGDAVFGMVNFPGHGKAYAEYVAAPEDHLALKPAAISHEEAAAATLAALTAWQVLVTKAKLQAGQKVLIHAAAGGVGHYAVQIAKHLGAFVIGTSSASKKDFIMSLGADQHIDYTSQQFEEVVQDADVVLDSLGPGNVARSIETLKKGGIVISILGFSPENEQKAKDKGVEGFGYLVASNGDDMRSLAKLLETGEMKSVVSHTFRFEQMQEAHDQVNSGKTQGKVVVTIE; encoded by the coding sequence ATGAAAGCAATTGTTCTCAAAGATACCAAACTACAGTTAGAAGAAATAAATGCCCCGAGCATAGCAGCAAACCAGGTACTGGTGAAAGTAAAAGCCATAAGCATTAATCCGGTGGATGTGAAAACCGGGCAGGGAAAAGCGTTTTATAATCAGATTAAAGATGAAAGCCCTGTTATTGTTGGTTGGGATATTTCTGGTGAGGTGGCAGAGGTAGGCCCGGATGTTACGCGTTTTAAAGTGGGAGATGCTGTTTTCGGGATGGTTAATTTCCCCGGACATGGCAAGGCATATGCCGAGTACGTAGCTGCTCCGGAAGACCACCTGGCGCTAAAACCTGCTGCTATCTCGCACGAAGAGGCTGCCGCCGCCACACTGGCTGCTTTAACGGCCTGGCAGGTATTAGTTACGAAAGCAAAGCTGCAGGCAGGCCAGAAGGTACTGATACATGCCGCTGCCGGAGGTGTCGGGCATTACGCTGTACAGATTGCAAAGCATCTCGGAGCCTTTGTAATCGGCACTTCCTCCGCTTCAAAGAAAGATTTTATCATGTCGCTTGGCGCAGATCAGCACATCGACTATACCAGCCAGCAGTTTGAAGAGGTAGTGCAGGATGCCGATGTGGTACTGGATTCGCTAGGGCCAGGTAACGTAGCGCGTTCTATCGAAACGCTTAAAAAAGGTGGAATTGTTATCAGTATACTTGGCTTTAGCCCGGAGAACGAGCAGAAAGCAAAAGACAAAGGTGTGGAAGGTTTCGGCTACCTAGTGGCTTCCAACGGTGATGACATGAGATCATTGGCGAAACTATTAGAAACCGGTGAAATGAAGTCTGTGGTATCTCATACTTTTCGGTTTGAGCAAATGCAGGAAGCGCACGACCAGGTAAACAGCGGCAAGACTCAGGGGAAAGTAGTGGTAACGATAGAATAA
- a CDS encoding ferredoxin--NADP reductase, with protein MAAVLAHVQLNLGAGMYTTLTISHIQEEIEGFKTFTFEGEGAAEIAYKAGQYLTFVYQDHAEELRRSYSITSSPSLNEPLRIGVKRIENGVFSRYLIDYAKVGDRVQTSGAGGFFTLPDDLSAVQQIFFFAAGSGITPVLSLIKTLLHDYTEIQVVLIYSNSSPATTIYLEVLQQLEASSLGRLKIEFLFSNSPDLARARLYRDLLQELVKQYATVPLKHALFYLCGPQLYMTMCNYGIRQLGVAAGSIIRENFSTVKVPVKVEPQDKGPHTVLIRAGERELSLAVQYPTTILQAARQAGLTLPYSCEAGKCGNCVARCTEGKVWMSYNEVLTEKALAKGLVLTCVGHPIEGNVTIEL; from the coding sequence ATGGCAGCTGTCTTAGCTCATGTGCAATTAAACTTGGGAGCAGGCATGTACACTACGTTAACAATAAGTCACATTCAGGAAGAGATAGAAGGATTTAAGACATTCACTTTTGAAGGAGAGGGCGCTGCTGAGATTGCTTACAAAGCTGGTCAGTACCTGACTTTTGTATATCAGGACCATGCAGAAGAGCTCAGGCGTTCGTATTCTATTACCTCATCTCCGTCTTTGAACGAGCCTTTGCGTATTGGTGTGAAGCGAATTGAAAACGGAGTGTTTTCCCGTTATCTGATCGATTATGCCAAGGTAGGAGATCGAGTACAAACAAGTGGTGCCGGCGGCTTTTTCACTTTGCCGGATGATCTTTCTGCTGTTCAGCAAATATTTTTCTTTGCCGCCGGCAGTGGTATAACGCCTGTTCTGTCGCTGATCAAAACCTTACTACACGATTATACGGAGATACAGGTAGTATTGATCTACAGTAATTCTTCGCCTGCGACAACCATTTACCTGGAAGTCTTGCAGCAGCTGGAAGCTTCTTCGCTGGGGCGGCTTAAAATAGAGTTCCTGTTTAGTAATTCCCCTGATTTAGCCAGGGCCAGACTATACAGAGATCTGCTACAGGAGCTTGTTAAACAGTATGCTACCGTCCCTTTAAAGCATGCGCTATTCTACCTGTGCGGCCCGCAGCTTTACATGACCATGTGCAATTATGGCATCAGGCAATTAGGCGTAGCAGCAGGCAGTATCATCCGGGAAAACTTTAGCACGGTTAAGGTTCCTGTGAAAGTGGAGCCACAGGATAAAGGCCCTCACACCGTACTGATCAGAGCAGGAGAGCGGGAGTTAAGCCTGGCAGTGCAATACCCGACCACTATTCTGCAGGCAGCCAGGCAAGCCGGATTAACTTTACCTTATAGTTGCGAAGCCGGTAAGTGTGGCAATTGCGTGGCAAGATGTACGGAGGGTAAAGTCTGGATGTCGTATAATGAAGTGTTAACGGAGAAAGCACTGGCGAAAGGGCTGGTGCTGACCTGCGTCGGCCACCCGATAGAAGGAAACGTAACTATAGAACTATGA
- a CDS encoding DsbA family protein, whose amino-acid sequence MKVDIWSDIMCPFCYIGKRKFEKALEQFQHKDEVEVEWHSFQLQPDAQHVPGKDTYDFLAEIKGTTREQAKEMNNYVAGMAREVGLQYDFDNLKVANTFDSHRLIHLAAKHGLQDKAKERLLAAHFLEGQNVQDQETLVALGSEIGLEAAEVREMLSSENYAYEVKMDIQQSRNLGINGVPFFVLNNKYGISGAQPSEVFLKALEQTWAEENQAS is encoded by the coding sequence ATGAAAGTAGATATCTGGTCTGATATAATGTGTCCGTTCTGCTATATCGGCAAGCGGAAATTTGAAAAGGCGCTGGAGCAGTTCCAGCACAAAGATGAGGTAGAGGTGGAGTGGCATAGTTTCCAGCTACAGCCGGATGCGCAGCATGTACCCGGCAAAGACACCTACGATTTTCTGGCTGAGATTAAAGGTACTACCCGTGAGCAGGCCAAGGAAATGAACAACTATGTAGCTGGCATGGCCAGAGAAGTAGGGCTTCAGTATGATTTTGATAACCTGAAAGTAGCCAATACTTTCGATAGCCACCGGCTCATCCACCTGGCAGCCAAACATGGTTTGCAGGACAAAGCCAAAGAAAGGCTCTTGGCGGCTCATTTCCTGGAAGGACAAAATGTGCAGGACCAGGAGACACTGGTTGCTTTAGGCTCCGAAATAGGGTTAGAGGCAGCAGAGGTCAGGGAAATGCTTTCGTCTGAGAATTATGCTTATGAAGTGAAGATGGATATACAGCAATCCCGGAACCTGGGAATAAATGGGGTGCCTTTTTTTGTGCTAAACAACAAATACGGCATTTCTGGTGCCCAGCCCTCTGAAGTCTTTCTAAAGGCATTAGAACAAACCTGGGCGGAGGAGAATCAGGCTTCGTAG